The following DNA comes from Hypanus sabinus isolate sHypSab1 chromosome 15, sHypSab1.hap1, whole genome shotgun sequence.
CAAGTGATTCCACACAAGGCGATGGAAGACGGAATGAGCTTCTTGAGGAAGTGGTAGGAGTGAGGACACTTTCAGCATTTGGAAAGGTACATAGGAAAGTTTTGCCTGGTATGGGCTAAGCATATGGGACGAGTTGAGTGAGCATAGATGAATTGGACCAAAGGGTTCTATGTTAATTGGTTCTATGGTTAATGAATGGAATCTGGCATAATATGGTTTGTGAGGTCTTTTATTAAAGGAAACAAAGTAACTCAAAAGCAAATACCAGGGAGTGTAGGCAAGTGGCAGAATATACCTACTTAAGATGATAGAATAATGCTGAAAAACTGTATCTGCTCATTTTGTAGATTATTGGGATGGATTTACTTTATTCAGGAAGGCGAGGGTGAGCATATTTAAACTGGAATAGTTCAAAAAGGCAGATTTAATAGATGCTTCCTACTTGATGAAACCCAAGGGGAAATATATATAATGGATGTTCATGTTCATCATTCGTTTAGAAGGCAAATGGAGCGCTAGTCTTTATAGCAAGAGTAATCTCATAAAGCCCTGATGAGACCACATTGGGAAGatttggtctcctgacttgagtTTGCAATATAGGGAGTGTAACAAATCAACCAAATTGTTTTCTGGATGGACTGGGGGTGGAATTCCCCTAATGAAAGATTAAACAACCTGAGTCTGGCGAGTTTGGAGTGAGGTAATCTCATCGAAGCATGCAAGATTCTTAAATCTTATCAATGTAGATGTAGGGTGAATGTCTGGCAAAGGTATTTAGAATAGAGGTTATTGCCTCAATAAGGTTCAGTTATTCAGAACTAAGGTAAGATGTCCTTCAGAATCAattatgtttattatcactggcatgccaTGAAGTTGTTACCACAGCAGTACTGTACAAATATTAATATTACATTACAAAAATAATGCAAGGGATGAATAATATACAATCAtgtactgttcagaaatctgatggagggaaGAAGGAAACTGTTTTTTAAAACATTTAAGAGCTGGACATtgacatcagaactggagaagtaCCTCCACGGAGTTAAAGTTCAGAACTTCCAAGTTCCTAGGAGGGAACATCAGtaccctgtcctggtccaaccatgttgataccgtggccaagaaagctcatcaGATCCTTTACCTCCCAGGAAGTTAAAGAATTTTTGCATGTCCCTATTGACCCTTGCTAATTTTTATTGCTACACCATTGAAAGCGTCCTATCTGGGTGCATAATGgcatggtatggcaactgctctgcataaGAGCGCaacaaactgcagagttgtggactaACTCAGCACATTACATAAATAAGCCTGCCATGCATGAACTCtgcctatacttctcactgcttcAGTAAACCAGCGAGAAAAATGATAAAACCCCACCCGCCCtgaacattttctcttctcccatcTGAAAacttgtaccaccaggctcaaagacagcagAGTAGGAGCGGTTATAAGACTTAAATGGCTCGCTAGTCCAAAAAGGTGAATTCTTGTCCTCGCAATCTTTTTCATTATGATTATATTCATTTTGTTTGCATAAACTGTTCAtttgctgtagctgttacactttattctgcattataccttgtactacctcaatgaacTGTAtattgatttgatctgtatgaacagtgtgcaagacaaattTCTCATttatcttgatacatgtgacaataataaaccaattccaattctttaGGCTTCTGAACCTACTCCCCGATGGCAGTAacatgaagagggcatgtcctggatgatgaaggtccttaatgatggatgctgccttcttgaagcatcaccttttgaagatgactTGATGGCGGTGAGGGTTGTGCATGTGGTGGAACTAACTGAGtccacgaccctctgcagcttgtgATACTGTGCATTGGAGACAAGACGacaatgtaaccagtcagaatgatctCTACTGTACATGTAGAAATTAGCAAGAGtctttgacataccaaatctcctcaaactcctaatgaagtatggcTGCTAGCTTGCCGCCTTTGTAATTAGATCTAATGTATTAGGTGAATATAGATCCTCTGAGTGGTGCAGGTACCTGAAGCTGCTCGCCCTTTTCATTGACGTCAATGAGGACCGgggtgtgttctcctgacttccccctgaagtccacattcagttccttggtcttgctgatgttaatTGTGAGGCTGTTGTGATGCCAATCAACCAGTTGACCTTACTCTTCCCTGTGTGCCTTCTCATTGCCATTTGAGATTCTGCCCACAACAGTTGTGTTATCAGTGAATTTCTAGATGGTGTggggctgtgcctagccacacagttatgactGAAgatagtagagcagtgggttaagtaaACATCCTGGATGTGTGCCTGCGTTGGttgtcagtgagaaggagatgGTGTTACTGTCTGCACAGACTGGAGTCTtctaatgaggaagtcaaggattcactTGTAGGATGAGTACAAAGACCAGGTTTTGCAGCTTGTTAAttaggagttgggggggggggggtgctgaatttctacagatgcacagtagagagcactGACTGAAACTTTGAAGGTAGTAGATTTTTGGGATTCTGTGCTTGAGGCCTGTGTAATTCCACGAGTATTTCCAAACTGATTTGTGGGTGTTTCGTTATTAAGGGAATCAATGGACGTTGTGTTAGTATAACAAAGGGATTGGTGGGGAAGAGGTTTGGAGAAATCACTCACAATATTGAACAATAGGACAGACACAACGTTATTTGAATTCTGTAGCATTAATTTAGTTGCAAAACCTGAATCCAAACATGAGATGGAAGGAATGGAGAAAAACAAGCAGAATTGATAATTGGGGTGAAGTGATGCTTGTGGATTATACATAGGCCTGGTTAACTCAACTGGCCTTTAACTGTGCCTTGCTTTTTATGTAATTTTTCTCTCAAGAAAATTGAAGAGTTCTATTCATATTGGAACCAAACTGTCATTGAATACACTCAATACACCTGAATGGAGGAATGTTTAATTCAAGTTGTTTTGATATGTCTTACTACTGTTGATCATGATTTCACAGTTCTCCCATGCCCTTGGATACTGTGAAATGAGTGCTAATTTTACTTCTCTTTGTTAGTAGTAAATTGAATTTGCTAAATACCTGTACAGTGATTTGAATGCTTGCCAGATCAGTTCTGGAAATCTTTGATGTATCTGATTTGATCAGCTTATTTACAAATTCTAGCTATGTAGAATAGGAACCAATTAGGATGTTTAGAAACTATAGATCATCGTTGAGAAGGGTTCTTTTAATGACTAGTCCTGTCCATGCATATTGTAAAGAATTATGTACAAGTTGGTGGTTGCAATATTTTGAGTATATGGCAGCAGAAATGAAACTGCCCAAATGTAAATCGTGTAAGCAATAAACATCAACATTGtattctctttttgtatttattgcttaatttaaATTCCACTGGTTTATGGCAATATCATGAATTTTTAGAGTCAATAATATCAGATTCTTTTACTTGGTCCAGATAATTTAAAAGCCCATCCAACCCTGGCTCCAGGCCAGCATTTGAGCTCTGCAAAGTGCTGAAAACTAGGGTGACTTGGGACAGAAGAGATTTTGTGAAAGTATTAAATTATGTTTAGAAAATAATATTGTACGTCTATGGAAAGCAACACTTCTAAAATCAACATATTTAGAATATATACAAGTGTTGCATGAGTTGCAATGTTTATATCACTAATAAGAAATTGTAGTTCTAAATCTTTTATGTAGTTTTAAAAGATAAAGAAAGTTTATCCTGAGTCACATTAGTTCTGGCACATGTACATTTTTGAACTTAGTTTTTCTCAAGGGCTATAGAACATCGGCTACAGTTCAAAGTTGTAGAACAACTAAAGCTAATCAGTCAGTGATCAAGGTCTTGCACGAATATCCCTTGAACTAAAATGTAGGAAAAGTAGATTTTAAGTAGTAGTGCTAATTGTTAAAAATGCAGAGTTATTTAAATCTGCACCGATAACTATGCCTGTGTACAAATATTTAAACTTGCTTTCATATTGAAGCCCTTGTAAATGTTACACTGAGGCAGTCACTTTGAATCTTCTGTGCTGTTCTATTTCTGGTGAGGACAATGGGACGGACGGGCTTGAGCGCCGCAGCGCAGAATGGGGCTGGGGTTACCTAGCAGCCCGGGCTGCACCAATCGGAGGCGCCCAGCGAGGGTGAGGCCCCGCCCCCGCCGCCGACGCTTATATAGAGCTCATTAGGCAGTCAGTCAGTCTCCTGCAGTGTGTGGTGAAAGCTGCTGTACAACATGGCGAGGGAACAGCTCTGTAAGCTATTTGTTGGCGGGCTCAGCTTTGAAACGGTGGAAGGGAACCTCAGAAACCATTTCGAGAAATGGGGCAAGCTAACTGACTGTGTCGTGGTTCAAGATACGATCACCAGGCGCCCCCGAGGCTTCGGGTTTGTTACGTATTCTTCGCCGAGCGAGGCGGATGCTGCAATGGCCGCTAGGCCTCATGTGTTAGATGGCCGCACGGTGGATCTGAAACGAGCTGTGCCGAGGGAAGACTCGAACAAGCCGGGCTTCAACATGAAAGTAAAGAAGATCTTCGTGGGCGGCATCAAAGAAAACCTCAACGAAGACGATTTGCAGAGTTATTTCTCGGATTATGGTTTAATTGAAAAAGTGGATGTGATCTGTGACCGCGACACCGGCAAGAAAAGAGGCTTTGCCTTTGTGTACTTCGATGACCACGATTCTGTTGATAAAGCTGTTATCCAGAAGTACCACATGATTAATGGCTACCGGTGTGAAGTCAAGAAAGGGTTGTCGAAGGAAGAGATGCAGAGCGGAAGTAGATCTCGCGGTCGAGCTGGCAGCTTTCCCCAAAGAAACGGTCGGAATGATGGCAGTTTTGGAAATTCTGCCGGATACGGGCCGCAAAGCGGCGGAGGCGGCTACTACAATGATCGAGGAGGCCGAGGAGATCTTTATGGTGGTTATGGTGATGTGGGATATTCCCGACGTGATCGTTCCTTTTCGGGAGGAAGTTACGGAGATCGCGTTCGGGATTATAGCTTTCCTGGCTATGGTGGCGATAGAGGTTACAACCACGAACATTTCGACGATGCTTATGATAACTTTGGGCGCTATTCCCCTGAGCCCTCCCACTATGGCCCCATGAGAGGTGGGGGCGGTATGGAGAAGTATACTGCTGGACCCTACAGGGGAGATTATGGTGTTAGTAATAGAAGCAGAAGCAGAGATTATGGTGGATATGCCTTTTAACATAGCATGAATTCATTGTGTAAGGGGGAAGTATTTGTTCATACAAATGGTTCTGAACCTAAAAGTGAATTGTGTGTAAAATGTGTAAAGGGGACGTATTTGATATGTACACAGAAGTAGCTGTAAAGCTGCATAATGTATTCAACTAATCAAGGATAATTGTATACTTTTTtcacaataaaaaaaacattcagttttTTTCGTTGAGTTTTTTAATCAGCTGGTGTGTTAGAAAGCAATGCAGAGGGTTTTTTCAGATAGTTAAAGATTATAGACCATATTTTACTTTTACATCTGTTCTTTATTGATAAGACTAAATAAATTTCTAAGTGCAAAATCTAAGACATTTGATTGGAGCTTATAAACAAGTGGTTTGATTGACagtggagggaaaaaaaacaggAAGTGCATGTAATTGGTTACATTCAAATCTTCGTTGAGGTTCTAAAGGTCACCAAGACTATTTGAATAGTGAAGCTGACATGTAATTTGAAAACCAGAGAAGGTGGTTTTTCTCTGGTGAGGAGGAGGGGTTGTTGGAGTTTGAGGATTTAGGATTTAAGTTTGATTTAACATTTTCCCAGCTTCAGTTATAGGATATACTCATTTTGCACAAATTATCCTGCAAATGTGTGTGTAAACTATCAAACACATGGAAGTCTGAATCTTTATAGGCATCGTGATGGCCTGTCTTAAAATCATGCCATGGAGCAGATCCTAACTtattttctgcatgttttttttcaaaCTGCTTATCAGACAGATTAGCTGAGATGGTTTTCAATGTCTCTTCATCTCAAATGCCATCACCTGAGCACTGCAGTCAAAGCTTAATCTTACTCATCTTTTCTGATTAAGAGCAAAAGATGCAAGGGCACAATCAACATCAGTCTTGTCTTTTAGTTGTTGTGAAATTAGATGCTGAGGAGAGCCACTCATTTCGGATAATAACCATGTCAGAAGGTGACATAAAATTAATAAACCAAACTCCAGTTTCTATTTGGAGTATCTGCAAGGAAAACTAAATCTTGTCGGCTGAGGCAGAAAGATAGTGATCTTTAAAAATGTACTCTCATTTTGTATTTGATTTTTCTTTCCCAGCCGATGTGAAAGTAAACTCACCAAAGTATCCTTGCATCAGACTTCAAAATGAGAAAGGCAGTGGTAAGTAAGATGGAAGTAGGGCTGAAAGTTGAACAATACCATTTTGTAGAGTGCTAACACTTACTTTTACCCTGTACTTTCTTTCCCTTGTATCAATCCAGCTTTTGCAATCAAATTGCAGCTGCTCATTTTATTCAGGTTCATTGTTCCTCTATTTGCTAAGTCTTGTAGGAAATCCTCACCATCACAGCTGATCAGTGGTTTCCATTATGCATGGTGAATTTTTATTCTGTCTTAAAAGGTTTTTCTTTCGAACATCTCACTGACCTGATTCATGTCTCCTTCACTAAGATTATAGTAGGATAGTCTGAAAGTCCTTCTGTGGCTTCTGCCTTGCATCATTTTTGTTAAAGCTAAATGCTGTTTCTTCCCTATTTAATATTAGAGCTTTTCTAATCTTTACAACCCAATTTGATTTAAAGGCAGTAAAGTAGTTTTGAGGTTCTGGTTTATCAGAAGCATAACAGCCAGCTGTGAAACAGATCTCACAAAACACCAACAAAATattttgtctgattttttttAGGTATTGATAGAAAAATGCTTCAAATAGAGTGCCATATATCTGCACCTGCCTATTTGAGCAGTTCAAGAGGGCATTGGTTTGATCAATCCAAAGGGCTGCACTTCTTCCATAACACTATCCTGGTGCCATCTTTATTAACATTGGCCTGTATTGGAATTTTCAAGTGGTTATTGAGTTTGCTTGATCCTAAAGATTTTTGTTATACCATTCTTTCCACTTTCTGTCATGCTGAAAGTTTCCTAAATTCTATATTATTTACGCTCCATCTTTACTTGATTTTGATCTTTAGTTGATCCCTTGTACAGAATTTTGTGCTTTGTGTATCACATAACCTAGATCAATCTTGTTGCCGTAAAATTaacttattttgtaatatggttttGATCCCTGCTATCACTCATTGGTAAGCCTTTGTGGTCACCTTGTATCTCAATTATACCCTGAGGGAAAACTGCCACCTTTCGTAACTCTTGGATGCTGTTTCTTAATTCTTGCATCCAAATTATTTTTGCAGGGAAAATGTTAATTTTCTGAGCTTCACACCAGTTAATTACATTGTCCCCTTTGGTTATATATGGCTGTTTATTCACGCCTcttgttacatccatcatctgcAGTCAGAAATAGGCAGATCATGGCTACTATTGTTTTACCTGGCTGAGTGTGGTAGATTTGCCCAATTCCCTTAAAATAATTTTTTCTTCTAATATTAAAACCAAGCTGTTTTTCTGTTTAACTGATtggtttctcaatatttattttatttcttcctcTGCTTCAACTTTCTCAAGCATTTTAAATTAACAGCATGAAACAATGGGTTAGGCATCAAAGTTTGGATACTATTCCTTGCCATTTTTCTTCTGTTCACATTTTTCTGAAGCTGGGTACCTGCATTATCTGCTTTTTTCCAAGTCCTGACCTATAAATGTTTTACTGTTTCAGTGCTATCCAGAGTTCTGTGGCATGTTAATTCACAATTTTGCACCCTGCACTAATTGAATGAATCCAGTCTGTTTTTTAACCCTATTTTACAATACCAAATCCAAGACCACATTAGTGAGATGTAACACAAGACCATTAGACAGGAGCCGAATTAGGCAAATTGGCTcattccatcattcaatcatgctgACCTCTCAGCCTCATTTTCATGTCTCCTCCCCATAATTCAGTAACTTGGAACCTTCACCTTAAGtatgcccagtgacttggcctccatggatGTCTGTGGCCATGAAAtctacagatccaccaccctctggcaaaagaaatttttcatctctattctaaaggaatgtcctatTCTGAAGTGgtttcctctggtccgagacttctaCTATTGGAACCTTCcatctatttaggcctttcaatgtggCTCTCTAACTCATTTGATTACCTCCATATTATAGAAACAGATACAAGATTATTCGGATAAGTAAACAAATATATTTACTTCCTTCAGCTTCATTGACTATTATTTTATACCCAATTCCTTGCAAGCTTTGAAGGCCCAGCTTTTAAGCTATCCTCTCATTTCATCTTTCCTGTTTCTAAGTAGATTTGTAGCTTATCTGTATACAGTACTGCAGGAAACATGATTTTCCTCCCAAGATCATACAAGTTGTATCTCCATTTGAAGCACATTTACGTTTTGGTGTGGAAATGAAGTGGGAATTAAGCAGCTGGTTTTGACAGCTGCCTCAATGAATTTAATACAAGTCACAGCTTGGACTTAGTATTTCACTAGTTGGAAGTAGTATCCCATCTACTCCATAAACAAACTCAAGGAGGGTGACATTCTGACACCTTTTCCTGGTTACACTTGCAGGCTGTGATTAATTAACTTGTTGGCATTTTAACATACAATCTATTATACATAGTTTGCTGCCCAAGTAGAAGCCAGAAGGTGGGTTTAATTGGGATGGGTCTTTAATCAGTGTAGTTTATGAGCTATATAGTCATTAATCGTGACGATTTTATGATGCTCCAGAAGAGTGAGTGTAAGACTGGCAAGTCTACACCTGTGAATAAAACTTGACTAAAACTTCCAAATCATCAGACGGATTTTTACAATGAAATCTACTTTAAAGCAAGCAGCACTGTCTTTAGGGATAAGCTGATATTTACACTACTTTCTGAAGAGTTCTTAAATAACATTTTGCAGAAACTAAAAATGTTTTCtttggatgtggagaaaatactACTTTAAAAATGAAATCTCCACTGCCGTAAGCAAATGTGAGACATCTTGCTTGACTGCAAGCTTGAGAGTGCAGGGTCTGAAATATTACATGCAAGACCAATATCACCAGCTAAGAAGAAATTACGCATTTGCAACAGAAGGAATACAGCAAATGGTCAGTGGATTGATTACTGGAATGGGAGATTGCTTAAGCAGAGTTTGGAAGAAACCTAAAGTGGTCTTATTGAGATCATAAATTTCTTAGTTTCTCCAGGTAAGAATATAGGGAACCATTCTTCACAATCTTAAAATAGGTCATTCAGAAATGCTTGAGAAAAAATTACTTAAAGGATGTTGAATCTTTGCACTTGGTTATCCAAAGGAACTCTGGAGACTTGGTTATTGGATGAAATTTCAGACTATCCTACTATAATCTTCGTGACATGGGCCCTTATAGCTCAATTCATCCATAATAAACAAAATGTCTTCCTGAACTATCCCCATTACCTGCCTTTGTACCTCTATCCTATCCAGAAAACAGTCCAAATCTCTCAAACGTTGCAAATGTTATAACCTCtactgcttcctctggcagcttgttccaggaAAAATTTGCCTCTCGGGTTCACCTTTGAGTCTTTTCTCTTACATTTATATCCACCAGTTAGATTCCCTTACCTTGTGTTCCTTATGAGTTTGATTGTAGCTTGGCTTTCCTCACTCTAGGGAAAATGGTCCGAACCTATACAGTCTCAATCATAACTCCAGCTCTCCAGTCTCGACAATGTCCTTGTGTATCTTTCTACATTATATCCTTTCGACAgtatggtgaccaaaactgcatacaatattccaggtgGAGTTTCACCAATGGTGCCCTTTGTGATGAAGGTTAACCTGCAATATGCTACCTTTGCCATGTTGTGTTGCCATATTCAGGGAACTATATACTTCTGACCCTGGGtctttgttctacaacactccaggACCCTGCTATTTATTGTGTTGTCTTGCTCAAGTTTAACTTCTCAAAATAtgcttgtctgagttaaattcctTTACTGAGTTTCCCAATTGATCTAGATCTTGGATAATCTTCATTGTCCAGCACATCATCAGTTTTGGTGTCATTCACAAGCTTGcttctcttccaaatcatcaaccTGTATAACCAACAGTGGACCCAGCAACGATCCCTATAGCACAGCACAGGTCACAGGCCTTTGGtgttcaaaaaaaaaactccactaCCAGCCTTTAAATCCTCATACCAAGTTCATTTTGCATCTAGCTGGCTAACTTACCTTGATTCCCAAGTGATCTTCAGCTTCAAGCTCAGAGTACTGCCCTGCTCTTGGTAACTTTCTTGGTACAAATACCCATGCTCAAAGCTATGACCACCTCTGATCAGTCCTTGCCTTTTCAAATGCAGATGAATAAATTCTCAGAATTTTCTCTAGTAATTTATCTACTACAGATATTAAAGTCATTAGCCTGTAGTTCATTGGCCTGTCCTTGTAGCCCACCCTAAATAAAGGAACATTAGCTCCTTCCAGTACCTCACCCAGGGTTAAGAAAGATATTAAAAATTGTTGCCAGGGCTCCAGCAATTTCTTGTCTTCCCTTCCCACAGCATCCTAGAATACACTTAGTTAGGCCTTTTAAATGGTGAAGACCAGAAAAATCACAGTGAGTTGATGTATATATGATCACTTGAATAATAAGGATGGCACGAGGCACCAAATGGCCTACTACTGTATACAGGGAGGATAAAAGGAATCTGAAAAGACATGAGGTTAAGTGATTAGGGGTAATGATGCAAAGTAAAGGGGGATATTAAAATTCCAACAGTAGAACTAAGAAGATCACATAgtactggcatttagggcagcaatgaagatccaccATCTCCGGTGGTGTCCAAGGCTCAGTTTTCACTATTGTCCGTCATGCAAGTTCCggctggagactcaggaatattgTTGCACTCAGGTGtaggaggattcttcattgctgttttcacAACAGTTTCGTTTTTGCCAGTCAGGGTTGGAattcctgagctgaacccctgaacctggaggaccggtagaCTACTCAGCTTTGCCAGGAATAACCAGCCTCTGACATCCTTTAACAATATTTCTGGCTATCTAAATATAAAACGTAATCACCAAAATGTTAATGGTAGAGAGCATGGCTATAGCAATGCCAGTGAAAATCTTGGGTAATTGCTTAGGTGTTTTTAGTTATTATCTGGCTGGTGTGGTAATGTTACCGTTTTTCAGCACATTCACATGCCATTAGGTTTGCTGACTAGCTGGCTGTGGACCAAATCCGACAGTATTCTGGATCAAATAGCTTGGTTGGTGAAGGTACCATTCTCAGTGGTGGGCACTGGAATCACTCACCCAGAGGACTTAAAAGTGCTCATAAGTTTTGTTCAAAGTGGAGGAGCACTGATTTGTCAGCTAAGTGAGGTGGGAGCTGAAGGAATAGAAATTTGACTTTACACCATGAGACTTAATGATGTGTGAAATCAATGGTGAAGACCCCAGGACCATTTCCGCCCTCCCTTTTTCCAGATATAAGTCGCAATGGCAAAAGACAACATAGTTTCTGCCATgaaagacttcagtaattgggtGTATATATCAAGAATGTGGTAGTTATCACTGCGACTTGGGGCCTGTGTAGCCTCGTGGACACGAATTCTCCCTGGTGCCACATGCTGAAGTGTATGTCgaagacagcaggagtggctTTCAGAGGGCTCTGCACTCGGTAATCAATTTGCCGATTCTCCATTTGGGGAATTCGAGATTAAAAACCATGCTTCAGACTGACTAACATCAAAGTAGCAACTATTGTCTCTCCTGTCACTGTGGAAGGAGTGGAAGGGTCTGTATGACCCTagttactgagagagagagactctggaGTGAACAGTTTCTGCTGTactgtagaccatggtctctctttgggggttTTGCTATTGCTGGCATGGTGGGTgctgggaatgctg
Coding sequences within:
- the LOC132405505 gene encoding heterogeneous nuclear ribonucleoprotein A1-like; amino-acid sequence: MAREQLCKLFVGGLSFETVEGNLRNHFEKWGKLTDCVVVQDTITRRPRGFGFVTYSSPSEADAAMAARPHVLDGRTVDLKRAVPREDSNKPGFNMKVKKIFVGGIKENLNEDDLQSYFSDYGLIEKVDVICDRDTGKKRGFAFVYFDDHDSVDKAVIQKYHMINGYRCEVKKGLSKEEMQSGSRSRGRAGSFPQRNGRNDGSFGNSAGYGPQSGGGGYYNDRGGRGDLYGGYGDVGYSRRDRSFSGGSYGDRVRDYSFPGYGGDRGYNHEHFDDAYDNFGRYSPEPSHYGPMRGGGGMEKYTAGPYRGDYGVSNRSRSRDYGGYAF